The Uruburuella testudinis genome window below encodes:
- a CDS encoding ABC transporter ATP-binding protein, with product MLELKHIHKTFGAKTVADDISLTVADGSLTAILGPSGCGKSTLLNIAAGLVPPDSGEVWIGGENRTDTAAEKRQVALMFQDYALLPHLNVWQNVAFGLKMRGTGAAEARRRAETALAAVGLAAESGRRVDALSGGEQQRVALARALVVQPQLLLLDEPFSSLDTGLRQQLRGQTLAQVRAQNIPAVLVTHDPEEAFALADHLMLMQGGRMVQYGAPDALLQRPADAWAARLMGAINVEDARYIPQQALQFAHPQGQASRVVQSLALPDACRLRVLHPQHGEITLNLGWNEAAGRDIGAGSIWPVRVDEAQIVYF from the coding sequence GCGCCAAAACCGTGGCCGACGATATCAGCCTGACGGTGGCCGACGGCAGTTTGACGGCCATCTTGGGGCCTTCCGGTTGCGGAAAATCTACCTTGCTCAATATTGCCGCCGGCCTGGTGCCGCCCGACAGCGGCGAAGTGTGGATCGGTGGTGAAAACCGCACCGATACGGCTGCTGAAAAACGGCAGGTGGCGCTGATGTTTCAGGATTATGCGCTGCTGCCGCATCTGAATGTGTGGCAAAACGTGGCTTTCGGCCTGAAAATGCGCGGCACGGGCGCTGCCGAAGCCCGCCGTCGTGCCGAAACCGCCTTGGCTGCGGTGGGGCTGGCGGCCGAAAGCGGGCGGCGGGTAGATGCCTTGTCGGGCGGCGAACAGCAGCGGGTGGCGCTGGCGCGCGCGTTGGTGGTGCAGCCGCAGCTGTTGTTGCTCGATGAGCCGTTTTCCAGCCTCGATACCGGCTTGCGCCAACAGTTGCGCGGGCAAACATTGGCGCAGGTGCGCGCCCAAAATATTCCGGCGGTGCTGGTCACGCACGACCCGGAAGAAGCTTTTGCGCTGGCCGATCATCTGATGCTGATGCAGGGTGGGCGCATGGTGCAATACGGTGCGCCCGATGCGCTGTTGCAACGCCCCGCCGATGCTTGGGCGGCCAGGCTGATGGGGGCGATTAATGTTGAAGATGCGCGCTATATTCCGCAACAGGCCTTGCAGTTCGCCCATCCGCAGGGGCAGGCTTCGAGGGTGGTGCAGAGCTTGGCGCTGCCCGATGCCTGCCGTTTGCGGGTGTTGCATCCGCAACACGGTGAAATCACGCTGAATTTGGGTTGGAACGAAGCCGCCGGACGCGATATCGGCGCAGGCAGCATTTGGCCGGTGCGGGTAGATGAAGCGCAGATTGTGTATTTTTGA
- a CDS encoding TMEM165/GDT1 family protein — translation MEAFLSSTLAVAIAEIGDKTQLLALFLAARFHQKSAIIAGIFVATLFNHLFSAVLGVWLAQFISPEMMKWIVGVSFIAVGLWLLVPDKDGGTDKRWLKYGAFGATAVLFFLAEIGDKTQIATVLLAAKYQAMFWVVAGSTFGLMLANVPVVFLGRAMMKKIPAKAVRTAACVLFCLLGMVTLAGGGIALH, via the coding sequence ATGGAAGCTTTTCTTTCTTCTACCCTGGCCGTCGCCATTGCCGAAATCGGCGATAAAACCCAATTGCTGGCGCTTTTTCTGGCGGCGCGCTTTCATCAGAAAAGCGCGATTATTGCCGGTATTTTTGTAGCCACATTGTTCAATCATCTGTTTTCCGCCGTGCTCGGCGTGTGGCTGGCGCAATTTATTTCCCCCGAAATGATGAAATGGATTGTCGGCGTGAGCTTTATCGCCGTCGGTCTGTGGCTGCTGGTGCCCGATAAAGACGGCGGCACCGACAAGCGCTGGCTCAAATACGGGGCTTTCGGCGCCACTGCGGTGTTGTTTTTTCTGGCCGAAATCGGCGACAAAACCCAAATCGCCACGGTGTTGCTGGCGGCCAAATACCAGGCCATGTTTTGGGTGGTGGCCGGCAGCACGTTCGGGCTGATGCTGGCCAATGTGCCGGTGGTATTTTTAGGCCGGGCGATGATGAAAAAAATCCCCGCCAAAGCGGTGCGCACGGCTGCTTGTGTGCTGTTTTGCCTGCTCGGCATGGTTACGCTCGCCGGCGGCGGCATTGCGCTGCATTGA
- a CDS encoding TIGR01621 family pseudouridine synthase: MKLEILQHHDDFVAVYKPAGLAVHQQAEAAGLTQVLARQLGVARLWLVHRLDKPTSGVLLLALNQAAASALAQQFAAKTMRKTYLALSDGRPAKKQGWVKGDMHKARRGAWKLARSMENPAITRFYSQSTAPGLRLFVLQPFGGKTHQLRVAMKSLGSPILGDTLYCGTPAARLFLHAWKLEFSHGGRDFCICAEPDGDWPDRISDGLKSMPPF; the protein is encoded by the coding sequence ATGAAACTGGAAATCCTACAGCATCACGATGATTTTGTTGCCGTTTATAAGCCCGCCGGATTGGCGGTGCATCAGCAGGCGGAAGCTGCCGGGCTCACGCAGGTGCTGGCGCGGCAGCTCGGTGTGGCGCGGCTGTGGCTGGTGCACCGGCTCGACAAACCCACCAGCGGCGTGTTGCTGCTGGCTTTGAATCAAGCCGCGGCCTCGGCATTGGCGCAGCAGTTTGCCGCCAAAACCATGCGCAAAACTTATCTTGCCCTCAGCGACGGGCGCCCTGCCAAAAAGCAGGGCTGGGTGAAGGGCGATATGCACAAAGCCCGACGCGGGGCGTGGAAGCTGGCGCGCAGCATGGAAAACCCTGCCATTACCCGCTTTTACAGCCAAAGCACCGCCCCCGGCCTGCGCTTGTTTGTGTTGCAGCCGTTCGGCGGCAAAACCCATCAGCTGCGCGTAGCCATGAAAAGCTTGGGCAGCCCGATTTTGGGCGATACGCTCTACTGCGGCACGCCTGCCGCGCGGCTGTTTCTGCATGCCTGGAAGCTCGAATTCAGCCATGGCGGCCGTGATTTCTGCATTTGTGCCGAGCCGGACGGGGATTGGCCGGATAGGATTTCAGACGGCCTTAAATCAATGCCGCCGTTTTGA
- the waaA gene encoding lipid IV(A) 3-deoxy-D-manno-octulosonic acid transferase, producing MNARWLYTQLWRIAPALIRRYLRRRGRKAPAYLEHWGERFGTPLADPVQQPLWIHAVSVGETRAAQPLIAELKKYFPDAPLLLTQMTPTGRATAQALYPDAQCRYLPYDKPEYVRRFLHEHRPRLGILMETEIWPNLMHGCTEAGVPLFLANARLSEKSQNGYLKIRPLVAPALAGLCGCYAQTAADAERLHFIGASNVHVCGNSKYDITPSAAMHDCAAAFKQRIGSRPVVVCASTREHEGTDEAALLLQAWQHQSDALLVIVPRHPERFQTAFDLAAQHGFKVQKRSDNAPVAADTQVWIGDSMGELFGYYLAADIAFVGGSLVDTGCQNIIEPIACGVPTLFGPSTYNFADACQGALQAGAAKQIADAEQWRHAVTEWLAHPEQRAQYAGRAEAFVARHRGASARMAAKIAEAV from the coding sequence ATGAATGCACGCTGGCTATACACCCAATTATGGCGCATCGCACCAGCGCTTATCCGCCGCTATCTGCGCCGCCGCGGCCGAAAAGCGCCCGCCTATCTCGAGCATTGGGGCGAGCGCTTCGGCACACCGCTGGCCGACCCGGTGCAGCAGCCGCTGTGGATACATGCCGTGTCGGTAGGCGAAACCCGCGCCGCCCAACCGCTGATTGCCGAGCTGAAAAAATATTTTCCCGACGCGCCGCTGTTGCTCACACAAATGACACCAACCGGCCGCGCCACCGCCCAAGCGCTGTATCCCGATGCACAATGCCGCTATCTGCCTTACGACAAGCCCGAATACGTGCGCCGTTTTCTGCACGAACACCGGCCGCGGCTGGGCATTCTGATGGAAACCGAAATCTGGCCCAACCTGATGCACGGCTGCACCGAAGCCGGCGTGCCGCTGTTTCTGGCCAACGCCCGCCTGTCGGAAAAATCGCAAAACGGCTATTTGAAAATACGCCCGCTGGTGGCGCCCGCGCTGGCCGGCCTGTGCGGCTGCTACGCCCAAACCGCCGCCGATGCCGAACGGCTGCACTTTATCGGCGCATCCAACGTGCACGTGTGCGGCAACAGCAAATACGACATCACCCCGAGCGCCGCCATGCACGATTGCGCCGCCGCCTTCAAACAACGCATCGGCAGCCGCCCGGTCGTGGTCTGCGCCAGCACCCGCGAACACGAAGGCACTGATGAAGCGGCCTTGCTGTTGCAAGCCTGGCAGCATCAGAGCGATGCCTTGCTGGTGATTGTGCCGCGCCACCCCGAACGCTTTCAGACGGCCTTTGATTTAGCCGCACAACACGGCTTCAAAGTTCAAAAACGCAGCGACAACGCCCCGGTTGCTGCCGATACGCAAGTGTGGATAGGCGACAGCATGGGCGAATTGTTCGGCTATTATCTGGCCGCCGACATCGCCTTTGTCGGCGGCAGCCTGGTCGACACCGGCTGTCAAAACATCATCGAACCGATTGCCTGCGGCGTTCCCACCCTGTTTGGCCCCTCCACCTATAATTTTGCCGATGCCTGCCAAGGCGCACTGCAAGCCGGCGCCGCCAAACAAATAGCCGACGCCGAACAATGGCGCCATGCCGTAACCGAATGGCTGGCGCACCCCGAACAACGGGCGCAATATGCCGGCCGCGCCGAAGCTTTTGTTGCCCGCCACCGCGGCGCCAGCGCCCGCATGGCCGCCAAAATCGCCGAGGCCGTCTGA
- a CDS encoding Spy/CpxP family protein refolding chaperone, whose product MKKTAAISAAVLMGLALTACSADKPQRGSKHEQGMHKDFKRGGLPRDLRDLNLTDAQKAQIEQIMQQNRPQRGERPAPDAAEREQFRSRMEARRAAENSLLTNPTFDEAAARNLIAQGDQYQAQRQQRHNEAELQQLKTRHAVMQVLTPEQRQQWLAKQQQRQDARKNGRTPQDKPAQR is encoded by the coding sequence ATGAAAAAAACCGCAGCCATTTCTGCCGCCGTATTGATGGGGCTCGCCCTCACTGCCTGCTCCGCCGACAAACCGCAACGCGGCTCCAAACACGAGCAAGGCATGCACAAAGATTTCAAACGCGGCGGTCTGCCCCGTGATTTGCGCGATTTAAACCTCACCGATGCGCAAAAAGCCCAAATCGAGCAAATCATGCAGCAAAACCGCCCGCAACGCGGCGAGCGCCCCGCGCCTGATGCGGCTGAGCGCGAGCAATTCCGCAGCCGGATGGAAGCCCGCCGCGCCGCTGAAAACAGCCTGCTGACCAACCCCACTTTCGATGAAGCTGCCGCCCGCAACCTGATTGCCCAAGGCGACCAATACCAAGCCCAACGCCAACAGCGCCACAACGAAGCCGAGCTGCAACAGCTGAAAACCCGCCATGCCGTTATGCAGGTGCTTACGCCCGAACAGCGCCAACAATGGCTGGCCAAACAACAGCAGCGCCAAGATGCCCGTAAAAACGGCCGCACGCCGCAAGACAAACCCGCCCAACGCTGA
- a CDS encoding glycine betaine ABC transporter substrate-binding protein yields MTRLQRWLVVCLLLVCAPFAAACVPERPIKLGALDWESGQFTTAVLQTLLQQGYGCTVETVPGTTTALETALAQDDIQIIAEQWVGRSPVMQKAIDEGRAAVIGDTLQGGAQQGWYVPDYVKKAHPDLRDVSDLVRFKDLFPDPEQPQKARFLNCPSGWTCETFNTRLLANTGLDAVFNNVHPGTGAALDAEISSAYEQQKPILFYYWQPTGLMAKYRFEPVAFPPYHDGCWQTLLQADSRNNCVSGFPVSKLAMSVSAPFQTAYPELVQLIGNIQFAPDMLNRAILEMTENQRSGAAQARLFLQQHPEVWRQWVSAEAAERLNAALETGGRAEAGIFASWSVAEGLNRSLSNTVQQHGAQFRHVSQITLDSLLLPLERALQRLPAWLVLLLVGGIGWHATRKLWFAALCAFGFYAIGSLGLWAALMQTLALLLASALFIIIIGIPAGIVMARSPRLHKLFSPVLDVMQTMPSFVYLIPVLMLFGIGKVPALFATVVYAIAPLIRLTALGIRQVNPQMIEAAESFGSTRRQLLLWVLLPQAKPSIMAGINQAVMMSLGMVVLASMIGARGLGEYVLQAVQTLNIGQGVEAGAAIVILAIISDRITQAYGRGRKK; encoded by the coding sequence ATGACGCGTTTGCAACGCTGGCTGGTCGTTTGCCTGCTGCTGGTGTGCGCCCCCTTTGCAGCGGCCTGTGTGCCGGAGCGGCCGATAAAACTGGGTGCGCTCGATTGGGAAAGCGGCCAGTTTACCACGGCGGTGTTGCAAACCCTGTTGCAGCAAGGCTACGGCTGCACGGTGGAAACTGTGCCCGGCACCACCACGGCGCTGGAAACGGCGCTGGCGCAAGACGATATTCAAATCATTGCCGAACAATGGGTGGGTCGTTCGCCCGTCATGCAAAAAGCGATTGACGAAGGCCGCGCGGCGGTTATCGGCGACACCCTTCAGGGCGGTGCGCAGCAGGGCTGGTATGTGCCCGATTATGTGAAAAAAGCCCATCCCGATTTGCGTGATGTGTCTGATTTGGTGCGTTTTAAAGATTTGTTTCCCGACCCCGAGCAGCCGCAAAAAGCGCGTTTTCTCAACTGCCCCAGCGGCTGGACGTGTGAAACGTTTAACACCCGCCTGTTGGCCAATACCGGCCTGGATGCGGTGTTCAATAATGTGCACCCGGGCACCGGCGCGGCGCTGGATGCGGAAATTTCTTCTGCCTACGAGCAGCAAAAACCGATTCTTTTCTATTATTGGCAACCCACGGGGCTGATGGCGAAATACCGCTTCGAGCCGGTGGCGTTTCCGCCCTATCACGACGGCTGCTGGCAGACGCTGCTTCAGGCCGACAGCCGCAATAATTGTGTGTCGGGCTTTCCGGTATCCAAGCTGGCGATGTCGGTGTCGGCACCGTTTCAGACGGCCTATCCCGAGTTGGTGCAGCTTATCGGAAACATTCAGTTTGCCCCCGATATGCTCAACCGCGCCATTTTGGAGATGACGGAAAACCAGCGCAGCGGTGCGGCGCAGGCACGTTTGTTTTTGCAGCAGCATCCTGAAGTGTGGCGGCAGTGGGTCAGCGCCGAGGCGGCAGAGCGTTTGAATGCGGCGCTGGAAACCGGCGGGCGCGCCGAAGCCGGTATTTTCGCTTCGTGGTCGGTGGCCGAGGGCTTAAACCGCTCGCTGTCAAACACCGTGCAGCAACACGGTGCGCAATTTCGCCATGTCAGCCAAATCACCCTCGATTCGCTGCTGCTGCCGCTTGAGCGGGCTTTGCAGCGCCTGCCGGCGTGGTTGGTGCTGCTCTTGGTGGGCGGCATCGGCTGGCATGCCACCCGCAAGCTGTGGTTTGCTGCTTTGTGTGCCTTCGGGTTTTACGCCATCGGCTCGCTCGGCTTGTGGGCGGCGCTGATGCAGACTTTGGCGCTGCTGCTGGCTTCGGCGCTGTTTATCATCATCATCGGCATTCCCGCCGGCATTGTGATGGCCCGCAGCCCGCGCCTGCACAAGCTGTTCTCGCCGGTGCTCGATGTGATGCAGACCATGCCGAGTTTTGTGTATCTGATTCCGGTGCTGATGCTGTTCGGCATCGGTAAGGTGCCGGCGCTGTTTGCCACCGTGGTATACGCCATCGCGCCCCTGATCCGCCTCACTGCGCTGGGCATCCGCCAAGTGAACCCACAGATGATTGAAGCGGCCGAATCGTTCGGCAGCACGCGCCGGCAATTGTTGTTGTGGGTGCTGCTGCCGCAGGCCAAGCCCAGCATCATGGCGGGCATCAATCAGGCGGTGATGATGTCGCTGGGCATGGTGGTGCTGGCCAGCATGATCGGCGCCCGCGGCTTGGGCGAATATGTGTTGCAGGCGGTGCAAACGCTCAATATCGGCCAGGGGGTAGAAGCGGGGGCGGCGATTGTGATTCTGGCGATTATTAGCGACCGCATCACCCAAGCCTACGGGCGCGGGCGTAAAAAATAA
- a CDS encoding betaine/proline/choline family ABC transporter ATP-binding protein (Members of the family are the ATP-binding subunit of ABC transporters for substrates such as betaine, L-proline or other amino acids, choline, carnitine, etc. The substrate specificity is best determined from the substrate-binding subunit, rather than this subunit, as it interacts with the permease subunit and not with substrate directly.), with protein MTIRFDNISKIYGQDKACTRALAMLRQNAPGDEIFQATGCQVGLRHITLEIPAGGIFCIMGLSGSGKSTLVRHINRLIEPSCGEIWVDGTNVTALGAKALRDFRQQRVSMVFQHFGLLPHLTVLQNTEYALRVRGLPPKTQHETARHWLNEVGLAGYEASYPEALSGGMRQRVGLARALASDTDIILMDEAFSALDPLIRTKLQDQLLDLQQRLRKTIVFITHDIDEALKMGHCIAILKDGELVQSGTPQTLLHRPADDYVAEFMRAAKVAPVHKQ; from the coding sequence ATGACCATCCGATTCGACAACATCAGCAAAATCTACGGCCAAGATAAGGCGTGCACGCGTGCGCTGGCGATGCTGCGGCAAAATGCGCCGGGCGATGAAATTTTTCAGGCCACCGGCTGCCAGGTCGGCCTGCGCCATATCACGCTGGAGATTCCCGCCGGCGGCATTTTCTGCATTATGGGTTTGTCGGGCTCGGGCAAATCCACATTGGTGCGCCATATCAACCGCCTGATTGAGCCCAGTTGCGGCGAAATCTGGGTAGACGGCACCAACGTTACCGCGTTGGGCGCCAAAGCGCTGCGCGATTTCCGCCAGCAGCGCGTGAGCATGGTGTTTCAGCATTTCGGCCTGCTGCCGCATCTGACTGTGCTGCAAAACACCGAATACGCCCTGCGCGTGCGCGGTCTGCCGCCCAAAACGCAGCATGAAACTGCCCGCCATTGGTTAAATGAAGTGGGGTTGGCCGGATACGAAGCCAGCTATCCCGAAGCGCTTTCAGGCGGCATGCGGCAGCGTGTCGGCTTGGCACGGGCGCTGGCGTCAGATACGGACATTATTTTGATGGACGAAGCTTTTTCGGCACTTGATCCGCTGATCCGCACCAAGCTGCAAGACCAATTGCTCGATTTGCAGCAGCGGCTGCGCAAAACCATTGTGTTTATTACCCACGATATTGATGAGGCGCTGAAAATGGGGCATTGCATCGCCATTTTGAAAGACGGCGAATTGGTACAGTCGGGCACGCCGCAAACCTTGCTGCACCGGCCTGCCGATGATTATGTGGCCGAATTTATGCGGGCGGCCAAAGTGGCGCCTGTTCACAAGCAATAA
- the efeB gene encoding iron uptake transporter deferrochelatase/peroxidase subunit produces MNPDSPTQPEKRTLLKGALAAGIAAAAGGFAYGEKKGRAEEKTEQAQHRSESYNCYGSHQQGIVTPHQPFAIMAAFDVSAQTPSQLENLLRMLTARIQFLTRGGELQDGDAKLPPAGSGILGKTIKPDGLTITVSVGASLFDQRFGLAAKKPKHLVEMTRFPNDKLAAEWCDGDLSIQICAFTPETCQNALRDLIKNTAQYAIIRWSIDGFLPKTEPGAAARNLFGFRDGSGNPDVQNPQTADEVLWTGIAANSLDEPEWAKNGSYQAVRLIRHFVEFWDRTPLQEQQTIFGREKYSGAPLGGQTEMETPDYGKDPDGKVIPKDSHMRLANPRDPEFMKKHLLFRRPFDYSRGLAKSGQLDVGLVFICYQANLADGFIFVQNLLNGEPLEEYISPFGGGYFFTLPGVEEGGFFGQSLLRA; encoded by the coding sequence ATGAACCCCGATTCCCCCACCCAACCCGAAAAACGCACCCTGCTCAAAGGCGCACTCGCCGCCGGCATCGCCGCAGCGGCAGGCGGTTTTGCCTATGGCGAAAAAAAAGGCCGCGCCGAAGAAAAAACCGAACAAGCGCAACACCGCAGCGAAAGCTACAACTGCTACGGCTCCCACCAGCAAGGCATTGTCACGCCGCACCAGCCGTTTGCCATCATGGCCGCATTTGACGTCTCCGCACAAACCCCGTCGCAGCTGGAAAACCTGTTGCGCATGCTCACCGCCCGCATCCAGTTTCTGACCCGCGGCGGCGAGCTGCAAGACGGCGACGCCAAACTGCCGCCCGCCGGCAGCGGCATTCTCGGCAAAACCATCAAGCCCGACGGCCTGACCATCACCGTGTCGGTGGGCGCCAGCCTGTTTGACCAACGCTTCGGGCTGGCCGCCAAAAAGCCCAAACATCTGGTGGAAATGACGCGCTTTCCCAACGACAAACTCGCCGCCGAATGGTGTGACGGCGACTTGAGCATCCAAATCTGCGCCTTCACCCCCGAAACCTGCCAAAACGCCCTGCGCGACCTGATTAAAAACACCGCCCAATACGCCATCATCCGCTGGAGCATCGACGGTTTTCTGCCCAAAACCGAGCCGGGCGCCGCCGCACGCAACCTGTTCGGCTTTCGCGACGGCTCGGGCAACCCCGATGTGCAAAACCCGCAAACCGCCGATGAAGTATTGTGGACAGGCATAGCCGCCAACAGCCTCGATGAGCCCGAATGGGCGAAAAACGGCAGCTATCAGGCCGTGCGCCTCATCCGCCATTTTGTCGAATTTTGGGACCGCACCCCGCTGCAAGAGCAGCAAACCATTTTCGGGCGCGAAAAATACAGCGGCGCCCCGCTCGGCGGCCAAACCGAAATGGAAACGCCCGATTACGGCAAAGACCCTGACGGCAAAGTGATTCCGAAAGACAGCCACATGCGCCTGGCCAACCCGCGCGACCCCGAATTTATGAAAAAGCATCTGTTGTTCAGACGGCCTTTCGACTATTCACGCGGCCTGGCCAAATCGGGTCAGCTCGATGTCGGGCTGGTTTTCATCTGCTATCAGGCCAATCTTGCCGACGGCTTTATCTTCGTGCAAAACCTGCTCAACGGCGAGCCGCTGGAAGAATACATCAGCCCGTTTGGCGGCGGCTATTTCTTCACCCTGCCGGGCGTGGAAGAAGGCGGCTTTTTCGGCCAAAGCCTGCTGCGCGCATAA
- the efeO gene encoding iron uptake system protein EfeO — MKTLNITALSVLLALGLGACQPPEAEKPAASGASAGAANTDGSVNVAVNDAACEPMALSVPSGQTVFNIQNNSGRKLEWEILQGVMVVDERENIAPGLADKMTVTLLPGEYEMTCGLLTNPRGKLTVTDSGFTPTESQADMAKLEQPLADYKVYVQGEAKELVAKTEAFVAAVKAGNIDAAKAQFASARYHYERIEPIAELFNELDPAIDAREDDFKQGPTDPAFTGFHRIEYALWVENSTAGVNETADKLLADVKALQQEIDVLSFPPNKVVGGAAVLIEEVAGSKISGEEDRYSHTDLSDFQANVEGAEKIVALFRPLIAEKNQALLDKTDANFKTVNDILAKYKTAGGFETYDKLSEADRKALQAPVNALAEDLAQLRGTLGLN; from the coding sequence ATGAAAACATTGAATATCACCGCCTTATCTGTGTTGCTGGCTTTGGGCTTGGGTGCCTGCCAGCCGCCCGAAGCAGAAAAACCGGCGGCCTCGGGCGCATCTGCCGGTGCGGCCAATACCGACGGCAGCGTGAATGTGGCGGTAAACGATGCCGCCTGCGAGCCGATGGCGCTGAGCGTGCCGAGCGGCCAAACCGTGTTCAATATTCAAAACAACAGCGGCCGCAAGCTCGAATGGGAGATTTTGCAGGGCGTGATGGTGGTCGACGAGCGCGAAAACATCGCCCCCGGCCTTGCCGATAAGATGACGGTAACCCTGCTGCCGGGCGAATACGAGATGACTTGCGGCCTGCTCACCAACCCGCGCGGCAAGCTCACGGTAACCGACAGCGGCTTTACCCCCACCGAATCGCAAGCCGATATGGCCAAGCTGGAGCAGCCGCTGGCCGACTATAAAGTTTATGTGCAGGGCGAAGCCAAAGAATTGGTGGCCAAAACCGAAGCTTTTGTGGCGGCCGTCAAAGCCGGCAATATTGACGCGGCCAAAGCACAGTTTGCATCCGCCCGCTACCATTATGAGCGTATCGAGCCGATTGCCGAGCTGTTTAACGAGCTTGATCCCGCCATCGATGCGCGTGAAGACGATTTCAAACAAGGCCCGACCGACCCGGCCTTCACCGGCTTCCACCGCATCGAATACGCTTTATGGGTAGAAAACAGCACCGCCGGCGTCAATGAAACTGCCGACAAACTGCTGGCCGATGTGAAAGCGCTGCAACAGGAAATCGATGTTTTGTCGTTCCCGCCCAATAAAGTAGTGGGCGGCGCGGCAGTGTTGATTGAAGAAGTGGCCGGCAGCAAAATCAGCGGCGAAGAAGACCGCTACAGCCACACCGATTTGAGCGACTTTCAAGCCAATGTGGAAGGCGCCGAGAAAATTGTGGCGCTGTTCCGCCCGCTGATTGCCGAGAAAAACCAAGCATTGCTCGATAAAACCGATGCCAATTTCAAAACCGTAAACGACATTCTGGCCAAATACAAAACCGCCGGCGGCTTTGAAACTTACGACAAACTCAGCGAAGCCGACCGCAAAGCACTCCAGGCGCCGGTTAACGCGCTGGCCGAAGATTTGGCGCAACTGCGCGGCACTTTGGGCTTGAATTGA
- the efeU gene encoding iron uptake transporter permease EfeU — protein MFIAFLIMLREGIEAALIVGIVAGFLKQSGHSRLMPKVWLGVVLAALMCLALGYGIHRETGEIPQKQQELVVGIIGLVAVAMISYMILWMQKAARSMKQHVQQSVQAALNRGNGHGWALVGMAFLAVAREGLESVFFLIAVFQQSPSWRMPAGAVLGLAAAVLIGTLIYQGGIRINLAKFFRWTGVFLIVVAAGLLAGSLRALHEAGVWNHFQDTAFHAAHILHEDSPLGVILGGFFGYSDHPSRGEVGAWLLYLIPMLFWFLRSSKPLPAR, from the coding sequence ATGTTTATTGCTTTTCTGATTATGCTGCGCGAGGGCATTGAAGCTGCGCTGATTGTGGGCATTGTGGCCGGCTTTCTGAAACAGTCCGGCCACAGCCGGCTGATGCCGAAAGTGTGGCTGGGCGTAGTGCTGGCGGCTTTGATGTGTTTGGCGTTGGGCTACGGCATCCACCGTGAAACCGGTGAAATTCCGCAAAAACAACAAGAGCTGGTGGTGGGCATTATCGGGCTGGTGGCGGTGGCCATGATCAGCTACATGATTTTGTGGATGCAGAAAGCCGCCCGTTCGATGAAACAACACGTGCAGCAATCGGTGCAGGCGGCGCTCAACCGCGGCAACGGCCACGGCTGGGCGCTGGTGGGCATGGCTTTTTTGGCGGTGGCGCGCGAAGGCTTGGAGAGTGTCTTTTTTCTGATTGCGGTATTCCAGCAAAGCCCTTCCTGGCGCATGCCCGCCGGTGCCGTGTTGGGTTTGGCTGCCGCGGTGCTGATCGGCACGCTGATTTATCAGGGCGGCATCCGCATCAATCTGGCAAAATTTTTCCGCTGGACCGGGGTGTTTCTGATTGTGGTGGCAGCCGGCCTGCTCGCCGGATCGCTGCGGGCGCTGCATGAAGCAGGCGTGTGGAACCATTTTCAGGATACCGCCTTTCATGCGGCGCATATTCTGCACGAAGACAGCCCGCTGGGCGTGATTCTGGGCGGATTTTTCGGCTACAGCGACCACCCGAGCCGGGGCGAAGTCGGCGCTTGGCTCCTGTATCTGATACCGATGCTGTTTTGGTTTTTACGCAGCAGCAAACCGCTGCCTGCCCGTTGA